A genome region from Oxyura jamaicensis isolate SHBP4307 breed ruddy duck chromosome 25, BPBGC_Ojam_1.0, whole genome shotgun sequence includes the following:
- the CGN gene encoding cingulin isoform X1 has protein sequence MDWPASADMAEKQNPVDYGVQIRFINDLQEPKKPPKARAKPGSYGVAVRVQGIAGQPFVVLNSGEKGGDSFGVQIKSEGAYTGPAAGPRPPELPPGSVSPDSELPENPYVRRQPSWSTSDEEPGGGVPVPPRHKPPAKRPPREELRRTQSHGNLLTADDDEGSFAPGPPRVQPGGTHQPRALAGTRSSSMLSVAGPPRPARGEAFGSGAAIREPSSDSEAPGRRRPGDADGSDIDTKPLSSVDSLISKFDGKVQQRGRAARRSRIPSEERKRSQSLDSRVSRRAVPDGRELSGAQRGDVRPPPSGPTGSLGREQGARPVEEGAARSQRANRGTEEPATERLQSKARAELQFKSTPDLLRDQREVAQPGSSEHTKELIYSILKEGSRDSDSSLKRKTALVFEKVQELTVPAKDAACSQPQHRELARKVEELQEQLDEETKLRQKLELTRDPARSGTARALEARLQEAEEESQRLRGALEKKGQELQRSLQELAEAKAARGRAETRLGEREEQLAAMREELGRLREASGGSPDREALYKELLETREELEEALSSKQRQEEHLRLRERELTALKGALKEEVASHDKELDRVRQQYQSDMDQLRRSMEDISQDQASLESEKQKISAVVRNLQRELEESAEETGHWRDMFQKNKDELRTTKQELLQVKLEREEFEEELRELRERFSAVREEADQARSSALDPGELEALRKELRQAQEAQRELAAEKQEQDELLRQRERELQALQGTMREEASSRDGAIEQYRRDLQQLQKERDEAVKEKASLESKRESSEQARKAVESTLRELQEQKDDLRRKVLGMETQLKEYERMGESWEGSQARLKEKVTKLEAERRQMEESLGESTDREQELLMAKRSLETRLDEAQRSLARLTQEHQELSASYQEEQRQKEQLKRAKSELEEQKRLLDRTTEKLSKELEQMTEESNSSLAVLKSQLEEFKEKSRKEITDSQKQAKDRGAEVEKMQFSMGRLQDEVTRLKQALQDSQAERESALLDKEVLLQRLHNLEQEADAKRRSQDDRSRQVKALEEKSKRLEVELDEERTTVELLTERVNRSRDQIDQLRAELLQERSSRQDLECDKVSLERQNKELKNRLASSEGLQKPSGNVSQLEARVEELQDKLQAEEREKSVLLSSTRKLERKVKELTIQIDDERQHVNDQKDQLSLRVKALKRQVDEAEEEIERLEAARKKAQRELEEQHELNEQLQARIKTLEKEAWRKAARSAAESSLQDDALSSDEELDSAYGPSSIASLLNEANLQTSSC, from the exons ATGGACTGGCCGGCGAGCGCGGACATGGCGGAGAAGCAGAACCCGGTGGACTACGGCGTCCAGATCCGCTTCATCAATGACCTGCAGGAGCCCAAGAAGCCCCCCAAGGCGCGGGCCAAGCCGGGCTCCTACGGGGTGGCGGTGCGCGTGCAGGGCATCGCCGGGCAGCCCTTCGTCGTCCTCAACAGCGGCGAGAAGGGCGGCGACTCCTTCGGGGTGCAGATCAAAAGCGAGGGCGCCTAcaccggccccgccgccggcccccggccccccgagCTGCCCCCTGGCTCTGTCAGTCCCGACTCGGAGCTGCCGGAGAACCCCTACGTGCGCCGGCAGCCCTCCTGGAGCACTTCAGACGAGGAGCCCGGTGGCGGGGTCCCAGTGCCCCCCCGGCACAAGCCCCCCGCCAAGCGGCCGCCCAGGGAGGAGCTGCGGAGGACGCAGTCCCACGGCAATCTGCTCACCGCCGACGATGACGAGGGGTCCTTCGCCCCCGGCCCGCCGCGGGTGCAGCCCGGCGGCACCCACCAGCCCCGAGCTCTGGCCGgcaccagaagcagcagcatgctgAGCGTCGCCGGGCCGCCCCGGCCGGCACGGGGTGAAGCGTTCGGCTCTGGGGCTGCCATCAGGGAGCCCTCCTCGGACTCGGAGGCCCCGGGGCGCCGGCGGCCGGGGGACGCTGATGGCAGCGACATAGACACCAAGCCGCTCTCCTCGGTGGACTCGCTCATCAGCAAATTTGACGGGAAGGTGCAGCAGAGGGGCCGGGCGGCACGGAGGAGCCGCATCCCCTCGGAGGAGAGGAAGCGCTCGCAGAGCCTCGACAGCCGCGTCTCTCGCCGTGCCGTGCCGGACGGCCGGGAGCTGAGCGGTGCCCAGCGTGGAGATGTTCGCCCCCCGCCCTCGGGGCCCACCGGCAGCCTGGGCCGGGAGCAGGGAGCCAGGCCGGTGGAGGAGGGGGCAGCGAGGAGCCAGCGGGCGAACCGGGGCACAGAGGAGCCCGCGACCGAGCGGCTGCAAAGCAAAGCCcgggcagagctgcag TTCAAATCCACCCCAGACCTGCTGCGGGACCAGCGGGAGGTggcccagcctggcagcagcgAGCACACCAAGGAGCTCATCTACAGCATCCTGAAGGAGGG GAGCAGAGACAGCGACAGCTCCCTGAAGAGGAAAACGGCCCTGGTGTTTGAGAAGGTGCAGGAGCTGACG GTGCCTGCCAAGGACGCGGcgtgctcccagccccagcacagggagctggcCAGGAaggtggaggagctgcaggagcaacTCGACGAGGAGACGAAG CTCCGCCAGAAGCTGGAGCTGACGAGGGACCCGGCCCGGAGCGGCACCGCGCGGGCACTGGAGGCccggctgcaggaggctgaggaggagagCCAGCGCCTGCGGGGGGCCCTGGAGAAGAaaggccaggagctgcagaggagctTGCAGGA GCTGGCTGAGGCGAAGGCAGCCCGGGGACGGGCGGAAACCCGGCTGGGCGAGCGCGAGGAGCAGCTGGCAGCGATGCGCGAGGAGCTCGGCCGCCTGCGCGAAGCCTCGGGGGGGTCTCCGGACAGGGAAGCCTTGTACAAG gagctgctggagacccgcgaggagctggaggaggcgCTGAGCTCCAAGCAGCGGCAGGAGGAGCACCTGCGGCTGCGGGAGCGGGAGCTGACGGCGCTGAAGGGGGCCCTGAAGGAGGAGGTGGCGAGCCACGACAAGGAGCTCGACCGCGTCCGGCAGCAGTACCAGAGCGACATGGACCAGCTGCGGCGCAGCATGGAGGACATCTCGCAG GATCAGGCCAGCCTGGAGTCGGAGAAGCAGAAGATCAGCGCCGTGGTGAGGAACCTGCagcgggagctggaggagagcgCGGAGGAAACGGGGCACTGGCGGGACATGTTCCAGAAGAACAAGGACGAGCTCCGCACCACAAAGCAGGA gctgctgcaggtgaaGCTGGAGCGGGAGGAGTTCGAGGAGGAGCTGCGGGAGCTGCGGGAGCGCTTCTCGGCCGTGCGGGAGGAGGCGGACCAGGCACGGAGCAGCGCGCTGGACCCTGGCGAGCTGGAGGCGCTCAGGAAG gagCTGCGCCAGGCCCAGGAGGCGCAGCGGGAGCTGGCGGCAgagaagcaggagcaggacGAGCTGCTGCGGCAGCGGGAGCGGGAGCTGCAGGCCCTGCAGGGCACCATGCGGGAGGAGGCGTCCAGCCGCGACGGGGCCATCGAGCAGTACCGCAgggacctgcagcagctccagaaggAGCGGGACGAGGCGGTGAAG GAGAAGGCTTCCCTGGAGAGCAAGCGGGAGTCCTCGGAGCAGGCGAGGAAGGCGGTGGAGTCCACCCtgcgggagctgcaggagcagaaggaTGACTTGAGGAGGAAGGTCCTGGGCATGGAAACGCAGCTGAAGGAGTACGAGCGCATGGGCGAGAGCTGGGAGGGCTCCCAGGCCCGGCTCAAGGAGAAGGTCACCAAACTGGAG GCGGAGCGCAGGCAGATGGAGGAGTCGCTGGGGGAATCCACGGAccgggagcaggagctgctgatggCCAAGCGGTCGCTGGAGACGCGCCTGGACGAGGCGCAGCGGAGCCTGGCCCGGCTGACGCAggagcaccaggagctgagCGCCTCCTaccaggaggagcagaggcagaaggagcagctgaagcGTGCCAAGAGcgagctggaggagcagaagCGGCTGCTCGACCGGACCACGGAGAAGCTGAGCAAAGAG CTGGAGCAAATGACGGAGGAGTCGAACAGCTCGCTGGCCGTGCTCAAGTCGCAGCTGGAGGAGTTCAAGGAGAAGTCGCGGAAGGAGATCACGGACTCCCAGAAACAAGCTAAGGACCGGGGTGCCGAGGTGGAGAAGATGCAGTTCAGCATGGGCCGGCTGCAGGACGAG GTGACCCGGCTGAAGCAGGCGCTGCAGGACAGCCAGGCAGAGCGGGAGAGCGCGCTGCTGGACaaggaggtgctgctgcagcgccTGCACAACCTCGAGCAGGAGGCGGATGCCAAGAGGCGCTCCCAGGACGACCGCTCGCGGCAGGTCAAGGCGCTGGAG GAGAAGTCCAAGCGCCTGGAGGTGGAGCTGGACGAGGAGAGGACCACGGTGGAGCTGCTGACAGAGCGGGTCAACCGCAGCAGAGACCAG atCGACCAGCTgcgggcagagctgctgcaggagcgcTCCAGCCGGCAGGACCTGGAGTGCGACAAGGTCTCGCTGGAGCGGCAG AACAAGGAACTGAAGAACCGCTTGGCCAGCTCCGAGGGCCTGCAGAAGCCCAGCGGCAACGTCTCGCAGCTGGAGGCGCgggtggaggagctgcaggacaaGCTGCAGGCGGAGGAGAG GGAGAAGAGCGTCCTGCTGTCCTCCACCCGCAAGCTGGAGCGCAAGGTGAAGGAGCTGACGATCCAGATCGACGACGAGCGGCAGCACGTCAATGACCAGAAGGACcag ctgagcctgcgggtGAAGGCCCTGAAGCGCCAGGTGGACGAGGCCGAGGAGGAGATCGAGCGGCTGGAGGCCGCTCGCAAGAAGGCGCagcgggagctggaggagcagcacgAGCTCAACGAGCAGCTGCAGGCCCGCATCAAGACGCTGGAGAAAGAGGCCTG GCGCAAGGCCGCCCGCTCGGCCGCCGAGTCCTCGCTGCAGGACGACGCGCTCAGCTCGGACGAGGAGCTGGACAGCGCCTACGGGCCCTCCTCCATCGCCTCGCTGCTCAACGAGGCCAACCTCCAgaccagctcctgctga
- the CGN gene encoding cingulin isoform X2 produces MCHRSYPSPPSARRRLRAGQGGCRAMLAGSEALAAVRLRRSAGTREAAGADPGCGACPGSARCIPPASRLRRVSRTSGRAAVLGPGMDWPASADMAEKQNPVDYGVQIRFINDLQEPKKPPKARAKPGSYGVAVRVQGIAGQPFVVLNSGEKGGDSFGVQIKSEGAYTGPAAGPRPPELPPGSVSPDSELPENPYVRRQPSWSTSDEEPGGGVPVPPRHKPPAKRPPREELRRTQSHGNLLTADDDEGSFAPGPPRVQPGGTHQPRALAGTRSSSMLSVAGPPRPARGEAFGSGAAIREPSSDSEAPGRRRPGDADGSDIDTKPLSSVDSLISKFDGKVQQRGRAARRSRIPSEERKRSQSLDSRVSRRAVPDGRELSGAQRGDVRPPPSGPTGSLGREQGARPVEEGAARSQRANRGTEEPATERLQSKARAELQFKSTPDLLRDQREVAQPGSSEHTKELIYSILKEGSRDSDSSLKRKTALVFEKVQELTVPAKDAACSQPQHRELARKVEELQEQLDEETKLRQKLELTRDPARSGTARALEARLQEAEEESQRLRGALEKKGQELQRSLQELAEAKAARGRAETRLGEREEQLAAMREELGRLREASGGSPDREALYKELLETREELEEALSSKQRQEEHLRLRERELTALKGALKEEVASHDKELDRVRQQYQSDMDQLRRSMEDISQDQASLESEKQKISAVVRNLQRELEESAEETGHWRDMFQKNKDELRTTKQELLQVKLEREEFEEELRELRERFSAVREEADQARSSALDPGELEALRKELRQAQEAQRELAAEKQEQDELLRQRERELQALQGTMREEASSRDGAIEQYRRDLQQLQKERDEAVKEKASLESKRESSEQARKAVESTLRELQEQKDDLRRKVLGMETQLKEYERMGESWEGSQARLKEKVTKLEAERRQMEESLGESTDREQELLMAKRSLETRLDEAQRSLARLTQEHQELSASYQEEQRQKEQLKRAKSELEEQKRLLDRTTEKLSKELEQMTEESNSSLAVLKSQLEEFKEKSRKEITDSQKQAKDRGAEVEKMQFSMGRLQDEVTRLKQALQDSQAERESALLDKEVLLQRLHNLEQEADAKRRSQDDRSRQVKALEEKSKRLEVELDEERTTVELLTERVNRSRDQIDQLRAELLQERSSRQDLECDKVSLERQNKELKNRLASSEGLQKPSGNVSQLEARVEELQDKLQAEEREKSVLLSSTRKLERKVKELTIQIDDERQHVNDQKDQLSLRVKALKRQVDEAEEEIERLEAARKKAQRELEEQHELNEQLQARIKTLEKEAWRKAARSAAESSLQDDALSSDEELDSAYGPSSIASLLNEANLQTSSC; encoded by the exons TCCTACCCGTCCCCTCCCAGCGCACGTCGCCggctgcgggcagggcagggcggaTGCCGGGCGATGCTGGCGGGCTCCGAGGCGCTCGCTGCAGTGAGGCTGCGGCGCTCCGCAGGCACCCGGGAGGCAGCGGGAGCGGATCCTGGCTGCGGAGCCTGCCCGGGCTCTGCGCGCTGCATCCCCCCCGCGTCCCGGCTGCGAAGGGTGAGCAGGACGAGCGGCCG ggccgcGGTGCTGGGACCCGGCATGGACTGGCCGGCGAGCGCGGACATGGCGGAGAAGCAGAACCCGGTGGACTACGGCGTCCAGATCCGCTTCATCAATGACCTGCAGGAGCCCAAGAAGCCCCCCAAGGCGCGGGCCAAGCCGGGCTCCTACGGGGTGGCGGTGCGCGTGCAGGGCATCGCCGGGCAGCCCTTCGTCGTCCTCAACAGCGGCGAGAAGGGCGGCGACTCCTTCGGGGTGCAGATCAAAAGCGAGGGCGCCTAcaccggccccgccgccggcccccggccccccgagCTGCCCCCTGGCTCTGTCAGTCCCGACTCGGAGCTGCCGGAGAACCCCTACGTGCGCCGGCAGCCCTCCTGGAGCACTTCAGACGAGGAGCCCGGTGGCGGGGTCCCAGTGCCCCCCCGGCACAAGCCCCCCGCCAAGCGGCCGCCCAGGGAGGAGCTGCGGAGGACGCAGTCCCACGGCAATCTGCTCACCGCCGACGATGACGAGGGGTCCTTCGCCCCCGGCCCGCCGCGGGTGCAGCCCGGCGGCACCCACCAGCCCCGAGCTCTGGCCGgcaccagaagcagcagcatgctgAGCGTCGCCGGGCCGCCCCGGCCGGCACGGGGTGAAGCGTTCGGCTCTGGGGCTGCCATCAGGGAGCCCTCCTCGGACTCGGAGGCCCCGGGGCGCCGGCGGCCGGGGGACGCTGATGGCAGCGACATAGACACCAAGCCGCTCTCCTCGGTGGACTCGCTCATCAGCAAATTTGACGGGAAGGTGCAGCAGAGGGGCCGGGCGGCACGGAGGAGCCGCATCCCCTCGGAGGAGAGGAAGCGCTCGCAGAGCCTCGACAGCCGCGTCTCTCGCCGTGCCGTGCCGGACGGCCGGGAGCTGAGCGGTGCCCAGCGTGGAGATGTTCGCCCCCCGCCCTCGGGGCCCACCGGCAGCCTGGGCCGGGAGCAGGGAGCCAGGCCGGTGGAGGAGGGGGCAGCGAGGAGCCAGCGGGCGAACCGGGGCACAGAGGAGCCCGCGACCGAGCGGCTGCAAAGCAAAGCCcgggcagagctgcag TTCAAATCCACCCCAGACCTGCTGCGGGACCAGCGGGAGGTggcccagcctggcagcagcgAGCACACCAAGGAGCTCATCTACAGCATCCTGAAGGAGGG GAGCAGAGACAGCGACAGCTCCCTGAAGAGGAAAACGGCCCTGGTGTTTGAGAAGGTGCAGGAGCTGACG GTGCCTGCCAAGGACGCGGcgtgctcccagccccagcacagggagctggcCAGGAaggtggaggagctgcaggagcaacTCGACGAGGAGACGAAG CTCCGCCAGAAGCTGGAGCTGACGAGGGACCCGGCCCGGAGCGGCACCGCGCGGGCACTGGAGGCccggctgcaggaggctgaggaggagagCCAGCGCCTGCGGGGGGCCCTGGAGAAGAaaggccaggagctgcagaggagctTGCAGGA GCTGGCTGAGGCGAAGGCAGCCCGGGGACGGGCGGAAACCCGGCTGGGCGAGCGCGAGGAGCAGCTGGCAGCGATGCGCGAGGAGCTCGGCCGCCTGCGCGAAGCCTCGGGGGGGTCTCCGGACAGGGAAGCCTTGTACAAG gagctgctggagacccgcgaggagctggaggaggcgCTGAGCTCCAAGCAGCGGCAGGAGGAGCACCTGCGGCTGCGGGAGCGGGAGCTGACGGCGCTGAAGGGGGCCCTGAAGGAGGAGGTGGCGAGCCACGACAAGGAGCTCGACCGCGTCCGGCAGCAGTACCAGAGCGACATGGACCAGCTGCGGCGCAGCATGGAGGACATCTCGCAG GATCAGGCCAGCCTGGAGTCGGAGAAGCAGAAGATCAGCGCCGTGGTGAGGAACCTGCagcgggagctggaggagagcgCGGAGGAAACGGGGCACTGGCGGGACATGTTCCAGAAGAACAAGGACGAGCTCCGCACCACAAAGCAGGA gctgctgcaggtgaaGCTGGAGCGGGAGGAGTTCGAGGAGGAGCTGCGGGAGCTGCGGGAGCGCTTCTCGGCCGTGCGGGAGGAGGCGGACCAGGCACGGAGCAGCGCGCTGGACCCTGGCGAGCTGGAGGCGCTCAGGAAG gagCTGCGCCAGGCCCAGGAGGCGCAGCGGGAGCTGGCGGCAgagaagcaggagcaggacGAGCTGCTGCGGCAGCGGGAGCGGGAGCTGCAGGCCCTGCAGGGCACCATGCGGGAGGAGGCGTCCAGCCGCGACGGGGCCATCGAGCAGTACCGCAgggacctgcagcagctccagaaggAGCGGGACGAGGCGGTGAAG GAGAAGGCTTCCCTGGAGAGCAAGCGGGAGTCCTCGGAGCAGGCGAGGAAGGCGGTGGAGTCCACCCtgcgggagctgcaggagcagaaggaTGACTTGAGGAGGAAGGTCCTGGGCATGGAAACGCAGCTGAAGGAGTACGAGCGCATGGGCGAGAGCTGGGAGGGCTCCCAGGCCCGGCTCAAGGAGAAGGTCACCAAACTGGAG GCGGAGCGCAGGCAGATGGAGGAGTCGCTGGGGGAATCCACGGAccgggagcaggagctgctgatggCCAAGCGGTCGCTGGAGACGCGCCTGGACGAGGCGCAGCGGAGCCTGGCCCGGCTGACGCAggagcaccaggagctgagCGCCTCCTaccaggaggagcagaggcagaaggagcagctgaagcGTGCCAAGAGcgagctggaggagcagaagCGGCTGCTCGACCGGACCACGGAGAAGCTGAGCAAAGAG CTGGAGCAAATGACGGAGGAGTCGAACAGCTCGCTGGCCGTGCTCAAGTCGCAGCTGGAGGAGTTCAAGGAGAAGTCGCGGAAGGAGATCACGGACTCCCAGAAACAAGCTAAGGACCGGGGTGCCGAGGTGGAGAAGATGCAGTTCAGCATGGGCCGGCTGCAGGACGAG GTGACCCGGCTGAAGCAGGCGCTGCAGGACAGCCAGGCAGAGCGGGAGAGCGCGCTGCTGGACaaggaggtgctgctgcagcgccTGCACAACCTCGAGCAGGAGGCGGATGCCAAGAGGCGCTCCCAGGACGACCGCTCGCGGCAGGTCAAGGCGCTGGAG GAGAAGTCCAAGCGCCTGGAGGTGGAGCTGGACGAGGAGAGGACCACGGTGGAGCTGCTGACAGAGCGGGTCAACCGCAGCAGAGACCAG atCGACCAGCTgcgggcagagctgctgcaggagcgcTCCAGCCGGCAGGACCTGGAGTGCGACAAGGTCTCGCTGGAGCGGCAG AACAAGGAACTGAAGAACCGCTTGGCCAGCTCCGAGGGCCTGCAGAAGCCCAGCGGCAACGTCTCGCAGCTGGAGGCGCgggtggaggagctgcaggacaaGCTGCAGGCGGAGGAGAG GGAGAAGAGCGTCCTGCTGTCCTCCACCCGCAAGCTGGAGCGCAAGGTGAAGGAGCTGACGATCCAGATCGACGACGAGCGGCAGCACGTCAATGACCAGAAGGACcag ctgagcctgcgggtGAAGGCCCTGAAGCGCCAGGTGGACGAGGCCGAGGAGGAGATCGAGCGGCTGGAGGCCGCTCGCAAGAAGGCGCagcgggagctggaggagcagcacgAGCTCAACGAGCAGCTGCAGGCCCGCATCAAGACGCTGGAGAAAGAGGCCTG GCGCAAGGCCGCCCGCTCGGCCGCCGAGTCCTCGCTGCAGGACGACGCGCTCAGCTCGGACGAGGAGCTGGACAGCGCCTACGGGCCCTCCTCCATCGCCTCGCTGCTCAACGAGGCCAACCTCCAgaccagctcctgctga